A genomic window from Pyxicephalus adspersus chromosome 2, UCB_Pads_2.0, whole genome shotgun sequence includes:
- the YEATS4 gene encoding YEATS domain-containing protein 4 isoform X1 encodes MFKRMAEFGPDSGGRVKGVTIVKPIVYGNVARYFGKKREEDGHTHQWTVYVKPYRNEDMSAYVKKIQFKLHESYGNPLRVVTKPPYEITETGWGEFEIIIKIFFIDPNERPVTLYHLLKLFQSDTNAMLGKKTVVSEFYDEMIFQDPTAMMQQLLTTSRQLTLGAYKHETEFTELEAKTKEKMDAAKKKTSFEISELKERLKASRETINCLKNEIKKLEEDDQTKDI; translated from the exons ggaGTTACTATTGTAAAACCTATAGTCTATGGAAATGTGGCACGCTATTTTggcaagaagagagaagaggatgGCCATACTCACCAATGGACGGTTTATGTCAAACCGTATCGCAATGAG GACATGTCTGCCTATGTAAAGAAAATTCAGTTTAAGTTGCATGAAAGTTATGGGAATCCCCTCAGAG TTGTTACAAAGCCTCCTTATGAAATTACAGAGACCGGTTGGGGTGAATTTGaaatcatcataaaaatattttttatcgaTCCAAATGAAAGACCA GTCACTTTGTACCATTTATTGAAGCTGTTTCAGTCAGACACAAATGCTATGCTAGGAAAGAAGACTGTGGTCTCAGAGTTTTATGATGAAATG ATATTCCAGGATCCAACAGCTATGATGCAGCAACTCCTCACCACATCACGGCAATTAACACTTGGAGCTTACAAACATGAAACAGAAT TTACAGAATTAGAagcaaaaactaaagaaaagatgGATGCTGCCAAGAAGAAGACCAGTTTTGAAATATCAGAGTTAAAGGAAAGATTAAAGGCTAGCAGGGAAACAATAAACTGTTTGAAAAATGAGATCAAGAAACTAGAAGAGGATGACCAGACAAAAGATATATAG
- the YEATS4 gene encoding YEATS domain-containing protein 4 isoform X2, which yields MFKRMAEFGPDSGGRVKGVTIVKPIVYGNVARYFGKKREEDGHTHQWTVYVKPYRNEDMSAYVKKIQFKLHESYGNPLRVVTKPPYEITETGWGEFEIIIKIFFIDPNERPIFQDPTAMMQQLLTTSRQLTLGAYKHETEFTELEAKTKEKMDAAKKKTSFEISELKERLKASRETINCLKNEIKKLEEDDQTKDI from the exons ggaGTTACTATTGTAAAACCTATAGTCTATGGAAATGTGGCACGCTATTTTggcaagaagagagaagaggatgGCCATACTCACCAATGGACGGTTTATGTCAAACCGTATCGCAATGAG GACATGTCTGCCTATGTAAAGAAAATTCAGTTTAAGTTGCATGAAAGTTATGGGAATCCCCTCAGAG TTGTTACAAAGCCTCCTTATGAAATTACAGAGACCGGTTGGGGTGAATTTGaaatcatcataaaaatattttttatcgaTCCAAATGAAAGACCA ATATTCCAGGATCCAACAGCTATGATGCAGCAACTCCTCACCACATCACGGCAATTAACACTTGGAGCTTACAAACATGAAACAGAAT TTACAGAATTAGAagcaaaaactaaagaaaagatgGATGCTGCCAAGAAGAAGACCAGTTTTGAAATATCAGAGTTAAAGGAAAGATTAAAGGCTAGCAGGGAAACAATAAACTGTTTGAAAAATGAGATCAAGAAACTAGAAGAGGATGACCAGACAAAAGATATATAG